In Amycolatopsis coloradensis, one genomic interval encodes:
- a CDS encoding polysaccharide biosynthesis protein has product MSVDVEVEETRTDKRVAAILVSLALAANNAGAYALSIIAARLLAPSAFGELSSLLAVLVIGVVPAMGLQTVVALRVARKPRDSGTLLALGLTTSAIVATIGLLLAPVLVFVLHLDSVVPALLLAVTLGPLTLLGLFHGLLQGSGRFALLAGLMALEGAGKVGGSLVGLLIGGDATGALAGTAIGSYLVIFCGWVLCGRQRPRKAGWHAGEVLHAAQAMLALVLLVNLDLVLARHTLPATEAGEYALGAIVTKIAYWLPQAVGVLVLPRFANGDDRRRILPAALAVCAALDAVVLLVSVVAGPRLLSFIGGSGYAASTMPVWPFALAGSMLALVQILLFSRLAAGDRRVTVLMWTTVVVETVLVTAWLHSSAVQVVTVAACCAGGLALSGAVLELRSRRA; this is encoded by the coding sequence TTGAGCGTAGACGTCGAGGTCGAAGAGACCAGGACCGACAAGCGTGTCGCGGCGATCCTCGTCTCGCTCGCGCTGGCGGCCAACAACGCCGGCGCCTACGCGCTGAGCATCATCGCCGCCCGGCTGCTCGCGCCGAGTGCGTTCGGCGAGCTGAGCTCGCTGCTGGCGGTGCTGGTGATCGGCGTCGTCCCCGCGATGGGTCTGCAAACCGTCGTCGCGCTGCGGGTCGCCCGCAAACCGCGGGACAGTGGGACACTCCTCGCGCTCGGCCTCACGACGAGTGCCATCGTGGCGACCATCGGCCTGCTCCTGGCGCCGGTGCTGGTCTTCGTGCTGCACCTGGATTCCGTGGTGCCCGCGCTGCTGCTCGCCGTCACACTCGGCCCGCTGACGCTGCTCGGCCTCTTCCACGGCCTTTTGCAGGGCAGCGGCCGCTTCGCCCTCCTGGCCGGACTCATGGCGCTCGAAGGGGCTGGGAAGGTCGGCGGCTCGCTGGTCGGCCTGCTGATCGGCGGTGACGCCACCGGCGCCCTGGCAGGCACCGCGATCGGCTCGTACCTGGTGATCTTCTGCGGCTGGGTCCTCTGTGGACGGCAGCGACCGCGGAAGGCGGGCTGGCACGCGGGCGAAGTCCTGCACGCGGCGCAGGCGATGCTGGCGCTGGTCCTGCTGGTGAACCTCGACCTGGTGCTGGCGCGCCACACCCTCCCCGCGACCGAAGCCGGCGAATACGCACTCGGCGCGATCGTCACGAAGATCGCCTACTGGCTCCCCCAAGCCGTCGGCGTCCTGGTCCTCCCCCGCTTCGCGAACGGCGACGACCGCCGCCGCATCCTGCCCGCCGCCCTGGCCGTCTGCGCCGCCCTCGACGCCGTCGTGCTCCTCGTCTCGGTGGTCGCCGGCCCACGCCTGCTCTCCTTCATCGGCGGCTCCGGCTACGCCGCCAGCACCATGCCGGTCTGGCCGTTCGCCCTCGCCGGCTCGATGCTCGCACTGGTGCAGATCCTGCTGTTCTCGCGCCTCGCCGCCGGTGACCGGCGGGTGACCGTGCTGATGTGGACGACCGTCGTGGTGGAAACGGTGCTGGTGACCGCTTGGCTGCACTCGTCGGCTGTTCAGGTGGTGACCGTCGCTGCCTGCTGCGCCGGGGGTCTGGCACTGTCCGGTGCCGTCCTGGAGTTGCGGTCGCGTCGCGCTTGA
- a CDS encoding substrate-binding and VWA domain-containing protein, which produces MQVGPRRGGRFNAPVVVLSLLLVIALGAWWGVDYLRARLAGNGCDALTPVEITAAPDVAPVLTRLAKTVPQEECFSVNVTARESAEVADLLGTTASGGPDVWVPESSTMLSQARDAGAWNLPESGQSVANSPVVLGLPDETARRFGWPGRAPSWQEILDGSPVGIPDPARDPLGVGTLLALRKLTEKEPDPAAAFTAAMRKLNPAPGQAPAAAPATEQAVLARNLVAAYPGVPVQGFDYPYVVLPKASEASRTSAERFLRLLLDPLAGSIFADEGFRAPSGQFAVPRAQDSRTDPAPHPPGPPPVTDLYAALQAWAGTNLSARVQVLLDVSGSMAASVPGTGKSRMELTLQAATQGLGLFKPSTELGLWLFSTKLDGDKDHRILLPMKTIAEQKSSGGVERLQAVRPKAGGATGLYDSILAAYQNARQNWKPGRINLVVVLTDGRNEDGETIGLPRLLEELGELQDPRKPLPVIGIGIGPDIDASELRRVSTATGGESFTTPDPRKISDVFYQALSKIMCQPPTCKN; this is translated from the coding sequence ATGCAGGTAGGCCCGAGGCGTGGCGGGCGTTTCAACGCGCCCGTCGTCGTCTTGAGCCTGTTGCTGGTGATCGCGCTCGGTGCCTGGTGGGGCGTGGACTATCTGCGGGCCCGGTTGGCGGGCAACGGTTGTGACGCTCTGACGCCGGTCGAGATCACCGCGGCGCCCGACGTGGCACCGGTGCTCACGCGGCTCGCGAAGACCGTGCCGCAGGAAGAATGCTTCAGTGTCAACGTGACCGCGCGCGAGTCGGCCGAAGTCGCCGATCTGCTCGGGACCACCGCCTCCGGCGGGCCCGACGTCTGGGTTCCCGAGTCGAGCACGATGTTGTCGCAGGCCAGGGACGCCGGCGCGTGGAACCTGCCGGAATCCGGTCAGTCGGTGGCGAATTCCCCGGTGGTGCTGGGACTTCCCGACGAAACCGCGCGGCGGTTCGGCTGGCCGGGGAGGGCGCCCTCCTGGCAGGAGATCCTCGACGGCTCCCCGGTCGGGATCCCGGACCCGGCGCGCGATCCGCTCGGCGTCGGCACCCTGCTCGCCCTGCGGAAGCTGACCGAGAAGGAGCCCGATCCGGCCGCGGCCTTCACCGCCGCCATGCGGAAGCTGAACCCCGCGCCGGGCCAGGCCCCGGCGGCTGCCCCGGCGACCGAACAGGCGGTACTCGCACGGAATCTGGTCGCCGCGTACCCCGGTGTCCCGGTGCAGGGGTTCGACTACCCGTATGTCGTGCTGCCCAAGGCATCCGAAGCGTCGAGGACCTCGGCGGAACGTTTTCTGCGGCTGCTGCTCGATCCGCTCGCCGGGAGCATCTTCGCCGACGAAGGATTCCGGGCACCCAGCGGTCAGTTCGCCGTGCCGCGGGCGCAGGACAGCCGGACCGACCCGGCGCCGCATCCGCCGGGACCGCCGCCGGTGACCGACCTGTACGCCGCGCTGCAGGCCTGGGCCGGGACGAACCTGAGCGCCCGGGTCCAGGTGCTGCTCGACGTCTCCGGTTCGATGGCCGCCTCCGTGCCGGGTACGGGGAAGAGCCGGATGGAGCTCACCCTGCAGGCCGCGACGCAGGGGCTCGGACTCTTCAAACCCTCCACGGAGCTGGGGTTGTGGCTGTTCTCGACCAAATTGGACGGTGACAAGGACCATCGGATCCTGTTGCCGATGAAGACGATCGCCGAGCAGAAGTCGTCGGGCGGGGTCGAGCGGCTGCAAGCCGTGCGGCCGAAAGCCGGTGGCGCGACCGGGCTCTACGATTCGATCCTCGCCGCGTACCAGAACGCCAGGCAGAACTGGAAACCCGGCCGGATCAACCTGGTCGTCGTCCTCACCGACGGGCGCAACGAGGACGGCGAGACGATCGGGCTGCCGCGGCTGCTGGAGGAACTGGGCGAACTCCAGGACCCGAGGAAACCGCTGCCCGTCATCGGGATCGGCATCGGGCCGGATATCGACGCGTCCGAACTGCGGCGGGTTTCCACCGCCACCGGCGGGGAATCGTTCACCACCCCCGATCCGAGGAAGATCTCGGACGTCTTCTACCAGGCGCTGAGCAAGATCATGTGCCAGCCGCCGACCTGCAAGAATTGA
- a CDS encoding glycosyltransferase family 4 protein, which translates to MERPRVLLVNWRDTGHPEGGGSERYVERMAEGLAKAGYRVEIQCAAYPGANAGEWRDGVRYRRRGNKFGVYLHALRAIRKAHADLVVDVQNGMPFFARLVAGCPVLVLVHHVHKEQWISALGETLGRIGWWIESRLAPWLFRHCRYVTVSEITKGELAGLGIEGSRITVVPNGLDTPPRGKAVRETEPTLVAVSRLVPHKRIEHAIDVVAELSRRWPTLKLEIVGQGPWEEVLRKHARDRGVEDRVRLHGWVDEDEKHEILERSWLHLCPSVKEGWGIVIMEAAAHGVPSVAYRAAGGVAESIVEGKTGLLADDFADFTAQVDGLLADRVRRTEMGKAGITWASLFDWEHSVNRFESLVRDVAGVTIPHPRVLTPAGGAEVLSGK; encoded by the coding sequence ATGGAAAGGCCACGTGTGCTGCTCGTCAACTGGCGCGACACCGGGCATCCGGAGGGCGGCGGCTCCGAGCGGTACGTCGAGCGGATGGCCGAAGGACTCGCCAAAGCCGGATACCGGGTCGAGATCCAGTGCGCCGCGTACCCGGGCGCGAACGCCGGGGAATGGCGCGACGGTGTCCGCTATCGCCGCCGTGGCAACAAGTTCGGTGTCTACCTCCATGCGCTCCGGGCGATCCGTAAGGCGCACGCCGACCTCGTCGTCGACGTCCAAAACGGGATGCCGTTCTTCGCCAGGCTCGTCGCCGGCTGCCCGGTTCTCGTGCTGGTGCACCACGTCCACAAGGAACAGTGGATCAGCGCGCTCGGCGAGACGCTGGGCCGTATCGGCTGGTGGATCGAGTCGCGGCTGGCGCCGTGGCTGTTCCGGCACTGCCGCTACGTCACGGTTTCCGAGATCACCAAGGGCGAACTGGCCGGACTCGGTATCGAAGGCTCGCGGATCACCGTGGTACCGAACGGGTTGGACACTCCCCCGCGCGGCAAGGCCGTCCGCGAGACCGAGCCGACGCTGGTCGCGGTCAGCAGGCTGGTACCGCACAAGCGGATCGAGCACGCGATCGACGTCGTCGCGGAACTGAGCCGGCGCTGGCCGACGCTGAAGCTGGAGATCGTGGGCCAGGGACCGTGGGAAGAGGTCTTGCGCAAACACGCCCGCGACCGGGGCGTCGAAGACCGCGTGCGGCTGCACGGCTGGGTGGACGAGGACGAGAAGCACGAGATCCTGGAACGGTCCTGGCTGCACCTCTGCCCGTCGGTCAAGGAAGGCTGGGGAATCGTCATCATGGAGGCCGCCGCGCACGGCGTGCCCTCGGTGGCCTACCGGGCGGCGGGCGGGGTGGCCGAATCCATCGTGGAGGGCAAGACCGGGCTGCTGGCCGACGACTTCGCCGATTTCACCGCACAGGTGGACGGGCTGCTCGCCGACCGGGTACGGCGGACCGAGATGGGCAAGGCAGGCATCACGTGGGCGAGCCTGTTCGACTGGGAACACAGCGTGAACCGCTTCGAATCACTCGTGCGCGACGTGGCCGGGGTGACCATCCCCCACCCCAGGGTCCTGACGCCTGCCGGCGGAGCTGAGGTCTTGTCCGGAAAGTGA
- a CDS encoding class I SAM-dependent methyltransferase, whose protein sequence is MRLPIRPRDLSRCVITQKQRPLTDGFEETWSLAEPVKGWMTRDQGLALWNAARRLSEGDLIVEIGSHQGRSTIVLASAARTVGARVVAVDPFVDGRLFGGSPTRQRFEANLRKAGVEDVVELVAEYSTKLRPTWDRPIQLLYIDGKHDYWTYTDDLRWSADLADGREILVHDCFSSIGVTLGTIAKVLFGRRYTYLDRATSLARFRLSPPSFKDRLRVLAQMPWFLRNVGIKVLLRLRLAPVARVFGHDSPYDPY, encoded by the coding sequence ATGCGCCTACCCATTCGTCCCCGCGACCTGAGCAGGTGCGTCATCACGCAGAAGCAAAGACCCCTGACGGACGGTTTCGAAGAAACGTGGTCGCTCGCCGAGCCGGTCAAAGGCTGGATGACCCGCGATCAGGGCCTGGCCTTGTGGAACGCGGCCCGCCGCCTGTCCGAAGGCGATCTGATCGTCGAAATCGGCAGCCACCAGGGCCGTTCGACGATCGTGCTCGCCAGTGCCGCCCGCACGGTCGGCGCGCGGGTGGTCGCCGTCGACCCGTTCGTCGACGGCCGCCTGTTCGGCGGATCGCCGACACGCCAACGGTTCGAGGCGAACCTGAGAAAGGCGGGTGTCGAGGACGTCGTGGAGCTCGTGGCGGAGTACAGCACGAAACTCCGCCCGACCTGGGACCGTCCGATCCAGCTGCTCTACATCGACGGCAAACACGACTACTGGACCTACACCGACGACCTGCGCTGGTCGGCCGACCTGGCCGATGGCCGGGAAATCCTGGTCCACGACTGTTTTTCGTCGATCGGCGTCACCCTCGGCACCATCGCCAAAGTCCTCTTCGGACGGCGCTACACCTATCTCGACCGCGCGACGTCGCTGGCCCGGTTCCGGCTCTCCCCACCGTCGTTCAAGGACAGGCTGCGCGTGCTCGCCCAGATGCCGTGGTTCCTGCGCAACGTCGGGATCAAGGTCCTGCTGCGGCTCCGGCTGGCGCCCGTGGCCAGGGTCTTCGGCCACGACAGCCCGTACGACCCCTACTGA
- a CDS encoding class I SAM-dependent methyltransferase, giving the protein MTLFRAFLTEQTDPDGFYSVLAGDSVRQLARHTPLNGRTIVDVGGGPGYFSDAFRAAGATYLGIDPDVGELTARGEAGENMVRGSGTNLPVRTASVDVCYSSNVLEHVSEPEVMLAEMCRVTKPGGTIFASFTPWYSPWGGHETAPWHFLGGHYARRRYLEKNGKEPKNKFGESLFAFSAGAAIRWGKAAPLADLQEVYPRYHPSWAQWIAHVPGIREVASWNLVMVLRKRQ; this is encoded by the coding sequence GTGACGTTGTTCCGGGCCTTTCTCACCGAACAGACGGATCCGGACGGTTTCTACTCGGTGCTCGCCGGTGACTCGGTCCGTCAATTGGCGCGGCACACTCCGTTGAACGGACGGACCATCGTCGACGTCGGTGGCGGGCCCGGCTATTTCTCCGATGCGTTTCGTGCCGCCGGAGCCACGTACCTCGGCATAGATCCCGACGTCGGAGAGCTGACGGCGCGCGGAGAGGCAGGTGAGAACATGGTCCGCGGCAGCGGGACGAATCTGCCGGTGCGCACCGCGTCCGTGGACGTCTGCTATTCGTCGAACGTCCTCGAACACGTTTCCGAACCCGAGGTCATGCTGGCCGAGATGTGCCGGGTGACCAAACCCGGCGGCACGATTTTCGCCTCGTTCACGCCGTGGTATTCGCCGTGGGGTGGTCACGAGACGGCGCCGTGGCATTTCCTCGGCGGCCACTACGCCCGGCGGCGTTATCTCGAAAAGAACGGCAAGGAGCCGAAGAACAAATTCGGGGAGAGCCTTTTCGCCTTTTCCGCCGGCGCGGCCATCCGGTGGGGGAAGGCCGCGCCGCTCGCCGATCTCCAGGAGGTGTACCCGCGCTATCACCCCTCCTGGGCCCAGTGGATCGCGCACGTCCCCGGGATCCGGGAAGTCGCGTCGTGGAATCTGGTGATGGTGCTGCGCAAGCGTCAGTGA
- a CDS encoding alpha-(1->3)-arabinofuranosyltransferase: MVTPGALVKRPSTWIVLALTVLSFVQRPGRTTFDTKLDLAVDPLAFLGRALHLWNPQATAGELQNQAYGYLFPMGPFFALCQAVGIPVWIAQRLWCAILLSVAFGGALLVARALKIGNERTRLIGAVGYALAPRMVTEIGSLSSEMLPAVLLPWVLLPLILADRIGSPRRAAGLSALAVLCMGGINGAMVVMALVLPGLWLLTRKWRSTHVALVIWWFVFVVGVVLWWFLPLVLLGQYSLPFLDYIESATNTTAPMSLFEVLRGTNQWVAYVVQGTPWWPSGWALIDNPVLMAATGLVAAVGLLGLARRGLPERRFLVLGVLTGLTLLTVGYVGTLDSPLAEPVRHLLDGPLAPLRNVHKFEPVLRLPLMLAFVHGITSAAPAPRRNLRPALGALLVVAMAAPVWLLTLRPGPGWDEVPGYWYDAMGYVAKTDATTRTLLLPATGFGEYDWGRTVDEPAQAIADSPWAVRNHVPLGSEGNTRLMDSVDAALADGRGDPGLAELLARSGYRFLVLRGDIDRAKVGAPDFTTLRAGLAGSPGIEKSAQFGPLEIFEVKRPVPLVTATSAKDVPTVSGGPENLLPLMNSGQLDPGTPTVLTGDGGSPTGPRLVTDGLRRAERNVGGVRDNLSQTLTAGESARQQRAALDVLPFPGEQHQTVAAYRGIRSVNASTAASFADAFGGSDPSHQPFAALDGDPRTAWHSSSFTGPIGEWLEVELDTPRLVNSVDLAMVDDIRVGWPPTRIRITTDNGSVDHQVVRGAGAHTYPAPAGVTRKVRITLLSLVVGRQDGNVGISELTIPGVDPQRALEVPADLGPGSAPGFAFTRGAQPRYACVPDGGHVRCDANAGRDGEEPDGIRRLFSTTSPSAYEFGGTVLPAGGGRFPVTLPGVQVSATSQLGGDPSASGFAAVDGNPATTWLPDVTDLRPTLTLDWAKPQTISGIRVAADTGAPARLELTTPTSSRSVELDASGAATFAPLDTSQLKIAFAGLDDDQRTRNSLGIGSLSLTGAELPTPAAEFTLPCGSGPNVRLDGLDYDTSVRGTLADFVAHRPLTLSACPDSAGGVDLTAGGHELRTDRSESFVVQDLWLKPAGRAASPAAHRAVTVESWDATSRSVTVAGGEESILAVPENANAGWAASLNGTPLVKTRVDGWQQAWILPAGSGGVVRLEFTPDWKYRSGLLIGAVAILLVLIGALWPARRRRLPVEAGSGRVVPVVLIGLLAVLGGMLPIVLLIAVLLARQFSERAPRYLAVGGMVVGTLVAVVGRLLGHGQEWAYGPMTQASLLLAAAAMVATCVPWFGGREPVGD; encoded by the coding sequence ATGGTAACCCCCGGGGCGCTCGTGAAACGGCCGAGCACGTGGATCGTGCTGGCGCTGACCGTGCTGTCCTTTGTGCAGCGTCCCGGCAGGACGACCTTCGACACGAAACTCGATCTCGCCGTGGATCCGCTCGCCTTCCTCGGCAGGGCGCTGCACCTGTGGAATCCCCAGGCGACGGCGGGGGAGTTGCAGAACCAGGCGTACGGCTACCTGTTCCCGATGGGACCGTTCTTCGCGCTGTGCCAGGCGGTCGGGATCCCGGTGTGGATCGCGCAGCGGTTGTGGTGCGCGATCCTGCTCTCGGTCGCTTTCGGGGGCGCCCTGCTGGTGGCCCGCGCGCTGAAAATAGGAAACGAACGGACTCGGCTGATCGGAGCAGTCGGTTACGCCCTCGCGCCGAGGATGGTCACCGAAATCGGTTCGCTGTCCTCGGAAATGCTACCGGCCGTCCTGCTGCCGTGGGTGCTGCTGCCGCTGATCCTCGCCGACCGCATCGGCTCGCCGCGCCGTGCCGCCGGGTTGTCCGCGCTCGCCGTGCTGTGCATGGGCGGGATCAACGGCGCGATGGTCGTGATGGCGCTCGTGCTCCCGGGGTTGTGGTTGCTGACCCGGAAATGGCGGAGCACACACGTCGCGCTGGTCATCTGGTGGTTCGTCTTCGTCGTCGGCGTGGTGCTGTGGTGGTTCCTGCCGCTGGTGCTGCTCGGCCAGTACAGCCTGCCGTTCCTCGACTACATCGAATCCGCGACCAACACCACGGCGCCGATGTCGTTGTTCGAGGTGCTGCGCGGCACGAACCAGTGGGTCGCCTACGTCGTGCAGGGCACGCCGTGGTGGCCGTCGGGCTGGGCGCTGATCGACAATCCCGTGCTGATGGCGGCCACCGGGCTGGTGGCCGCGGTGGGGCTGCTCGGCCTCGCGCGGCGTGGCCTGCCCGAACGGCGTTTCCTGGTGCTCGGCGTCCTGACCGGGCTGACGCTGCTGACCGTCGGCTATGTCGGGACGCTCGACAGCCCGCTGGCGGAACCGGTGCGGCATCTGCTCGACGGCCCGCTCGCGCCGTTGCGTAACGTGCACAAGTTCGAACCGGTGCTGCGACTGCCGTTGATGCTGGCGTTCGTCCACGGCATCACGAGCGCCGCGCCCGCGCCGCGCCGGAATCTGCGGCCCGCGCTGGGCGCCTTGCTGGTGGTGGCGATGGCCGCGCCGGTGTGGTTGCTGACGTTGCGGCCAGGACCGGGCTGGGACGAAGTGCCGGGATACTGGTACGACGCCATGGGCTACGTCGCCAAGACCGACGCGACGACACGTACCCTGCTGCTGCCCGCGACCGGGTTCGGCGAGTACGACTGGGGCCGCACGGTGGACGAACCTGCGCAGGCCATCGCGGACAGTCCGTGGGCGGTGCGCAATCATGTGCCGTTGGGCTCGGAGGGCAACACCCGCCTGATGGACTCGGTCGACGCCGCTTTGGCCGACGGCAGAGGGGATCCCGGGCTCGCGGAGTTGCTCGCGCGGTCGGGCTACCGGTTCCTGGTGCTGCGCGGCGACATCGACCGCGCCAAGGTCGGCGCGCCCGATTTCACGACGTTGCGCGCCGGGCTGGCCGGGTCGCCGGGGATCGAGAAGTCGGCCCAGTTCGGGCCGCTGGAGATCTTCGAGGTGAAACGGCCGGTGCCGCTCGTCACCGCGACTTCCGCGAAGGACGTCCCGACGGTGAGCGGCGGGCCGGAGAACCTGCTGCCGCTGATGAACTCCGGGCAGCTCGACCCCGGCACGCCGACGGTGCTGACCGGGGACGGTGGTTCGCCGACCGGGCCGCGGCTGGTCACCGACGGGCTGCGTCGCGCCGAACGCAACGTCGGCGGCGTGCGGGACAACCTGAGCCAGACCCTGACCGCCGGGGAATCCGCGCGGCAGCAACGAGCCGCGCTGGACGTCTTGCCGTTCCCCGGCGAGCAGCACCAGACCGTCGCCGCCTACCGGGGGATCCGTTCGGTCAACGCGTCGACGGCGGCTTCGTTCGCGGACGCGTTCGGCGGTTCGGACCCGAGCCATCAGCCGTTCGCCGCGCTGGACGGGGATCCACGCACCGCTTGGCATTCGTCGAGTTTCACCGGCCCGATCGGGGAATGGCTCGAAGTCGAGCTCGATACGCCGAGGCTGGTGAACTCGGTGGATCTCGCGATGGTCGACGACATCCGCGTCGGCTGGCCGCCGACCCGGATCCGGATCACCACGGACAACGGTTCCGTCGATCACCAGGTCGTCCGGGGCGCGGGGGCGCATACCTACCCGGCGCCCGCGGGGGTGACGCGCAAGGTGCGGATCACGTTGCTGTCGCTCGTGGTCGGCAGGCAGGACGGCAACGTCGGGATCTCGGAACTGACGATCCCCGGCGTCGACCCGCAACGCGCGCTCGAAGTCCCGGCCGACCTCGGCCCTGGTTCGGCGCCGGGCTTCGCGTTCACCAGGGGCGCGCAGCCGCGTTACGCGTGCGTGCCCGACGGAGGGCATGTCCGCTGCGATGCCAACGCGGGCCGCGACGGTGAAGAACCGGACGGAATCCGGCGGCTGTTCTCGACGACGTCGCCGAGCGCCTACGAGTTCGGCGGCACCGTGCTGCCCGCCGGCGGTGGCCGGTTCCCGGTGACCTTGCCCGGCGTGCAGGTGTCGGCGACTTCGCAACTGGGCGGGGATCCCTCGGCGAGCGGATTCGCCGCGGTGGACGGGAATCCCGCGACCACGTGGCTGCCCGACGTCACCGACCTGCGGCCGACGTTGACCCTGGATTGGGCGAAACCCCAGACGATCTCGGGAATCCGCGTCGCGGCCGACACCGGCGCGCCCGCGCGGTTGGAACTGACCACACCGACGTCGAGCCGCTCCGTCGAACTCGACGCTTCCGGCGCCGCGACCTTCGCCCCCTTGGACACCTCGCAGCTGAAGATCGCGTTCGCCGGTCTCGACGACGACCAGCGGACCCGGAACTCGCTGGGTATCGGGAGCCTGTCCCTGACCGGCGCCGAACTCCCCACCCCGGCAGCGGAATTCACGCTACCCTGCGGATCGGGCCCGAACGTCCGCCTGGACGGCCTCGACTACGACACGTCCGTGCGCGGCACCCTCGCCGATTTCGTCGCGCACCGGCCGCTGACGCTCTCCGCGTGTCCCGATTCGGCGGGCGGCGTCGACCTGACGGCGGGCGGACACGAACTGCGGACAGACCGGTCCGAGTCCTTTGTGGTCCAGGATCTCTGGCTGAAACCCGCCGGCCGGGCCGCTTCGCCCGCCGCGCATCGCGCCGTCACGGTGGAGTCCTGGGACGCGACGTCCCGATCGGTCACCGTGGCGGGCGGCGAGGAGTCCATTTTGGCCGTTCCGGAGAACGCGAACGCGGGCTGGGCCGCTTCGCTGAACGGGACTCCGCTGGTGAAGACGCGCGTCGACGGCTGGCAGCAGGCGTGGATCCTGCCCGCCGGCTCCGGTGGCGTCGTGCGGCTGGAGTTCACTCCGGACTGGAAGTACCGGTCGGGTCTGCTGATCGGCGCGGTCGCGATCCTGCTGGTGCTGATCGGTGCGCTCTGGCCTGCCCGTCGGCGACGTCTTCCGGTGGAGGCGGGCTCCGGGCGGGTGGTCCCGGTGGTCCTCATCGGACTGCTGGCCGTACTGGGCGGGATGCTGCCGATCGTGCTGCTGATCGCCGTCCTGCTCGCCCGCCAGTTCAGCGAACGCGCGCCGCGGTACCTCGCTGTCGGCGGCATGGTCGTGGGAACGCTCGTCGCGGTGGTGGGGCGGCTGCTGGGGCACGGTCAGGAGTGGGCCTACGGTCCGATGACCCAGGCTTCGCTGCTGCTGGCGGCGGCGGCGATGGTGGCGACTTGTGTGCCTTGGTTCGGTGGACGCGAGCCCGTGGGTGACTGA